AGCTTAAGCTGTTAACAAGTCTCTAATTTTTTCTAGGTTCTCTTTAGCTTCAAGACAACTCGGATTGAACGACAAGGCCTGTTCAAATGCAGCCGCCGCCTCAGTCCAACGCTTTAGATGAAGATAAGCAAGCCCTAAACCCACAGATGGATCTGTTGTGATGAAACTTTGCTCAAAAGGCTCTCCTTGATAATAGCTACCCTCACGCCCTACTTGAATGCATTTTTCCAGATAAACACAAGCTCCTAATGGAAATCCTAAAGTCATTAGAGTCATCCCGGCTAGATAGTTTAGAGGTGGATATTGCGGGCACCATTCCAGTCCTCGCTGAGAAATTAGCATCGCCGTTTCATAATCATTTTGATTGAGCGATTGTGCCCCTAAAGTATAAAGCAGTGAAGGAACCATGAGAAAATCTTCTGGTGGAGTCCCTTCTAATAAATTTGGAAACAGCCGGTCAAATGCTTCCGCACAACATTCTTGAGCTTTTTCTGGTTCCTGCATATCGTTATACATTCCAGAAAGGCAATAGAGGAGCATCAGGCTCAAACCTTCTTCCTGTCGAATGCGCTCTAAAATTGGGATATTTCGACTGAAATTTTTCTGCTCTAACTCCTCTTCTCCGTAGCCATAATGCAAAATATTAATACTTTCTAAGATAGAAACTTGGTGATGGTTAATGTATTTATTATTATACTTTAGTTGCTCGTGAAATCGTCCTTCAAAACTAACTTTTGGGAGATTGCGAAATAATCTCGGAGTAATTAAGGGAGTCATGCTAAGCCTATAATTTTTTTCAGTGCGTGTTAAAAAATAGGCAAGAATTTCTGAGCGAGAGGAGATTTGCTCTAAAAATTTTTTAGACTCAACAACTAGCTCTTCATCAGCATCAAGTACTAAAATCCAGTCTCCTGATGCTTGGGCAATCGAATAATTGCGAGCGGCAGCAAAATCATCGCACCACTGAAAGGAACTAACTTTTGCCCCGTATTGTTTCGCAATTTCAGGTGTGTTATCTTGAGAGCCGGTATCTACAACAATCATTTCATCAACATAGGGTTTAGCACTCGCTAAGCACCGAGGTAAGTTCTTGCTTTCATTCTTGACAATCATGCAAAGAGACAAAACAGGTTTTGCAGATGATTCAGAGTTCAAATTCATTTGATGAATGTAGTTTTTATGACACAATTTATTATCTAGTTTAACAAGTTGAATTGATTGAATAAACTCACCCAGTGATATAAATGTTTTGGTATACCGGCAGCCCCATTGAATCAGGCACCTTGGAACTGGCCATTGACGATCCGGGATTCATTTACGGGGCCACAGTCTTTACCACACTGCGAGTTTATCATGACTCGCTAGATCATCCTTTGACAAAC
The Microcoleus sp. FACHB-672 DNA segment above includes these coding regions:
- a CDS encoding glycosyltransferase, with protein sequence MNLNSESSAKPVLSLCMIVKNESKNLPRCLASAKPYVDEMIVVDTGSQDNTPEIAKQYGAKVSSFQWCDDFAAARNYSIAQASGDWILVLDADEELVVESKKFLEQISSRSEILAYFLTRTEKNYRLSMTPLITPRLFRNLPKVSFEGRFHEQLKYNNKYINHHQVSILESINILHYGYGEEELEQKNFSRNIPILERIRQEEGLSLMLLYCLSGMYNDMQEPEKAQECCAEAFDRLFPNLLEGTPPEDFLMVPSLLYTLGAQSLNQNDYETAMLISQRGLEWCPQYPPLNYLAGMTLMTLGFPLGACVYLEKCIQVGREGSYYQGEPFEQSFITTDPSVGLGLAYLHLKRWTEAAAAFEQALSFNPSCLEAKENLEKIRDLLTA